The sequence TAGGATTTTTACCACAAACATATCAATGTCCCGAAAACATTAGCATTTGATTTGGTTCTAGTTCCTTTGCGGCATAAATTTATATTCTGTGTTTGGTTGTTTTAGCAATTGGCAACTGCTTTGCTTATACACGTTGGCCGGCAAATGGGATATACAAAAGCCAAGGGAGTAGATATGCAAACGTCAAAGAGACTTCTCCCAGTTTCACTCTTTTACAATGCTAATGTGGCATTTGCTTTGGCAAGTTTAAAGGGGGTTAATATTCCTATGTATATTGCAATTAAGAGACTTACCCCGCTTGCTGTACTTGTTGCTGGCTTCTTTTCAGGAAAAGGAAAACCTACAGCTCAGGTTTGTGCTGCCATTGTGTCAAATCATTTTGCAATTATACGTTTTTTGCAGTCTGTTTGTGCAGATAAAATGTTCTACTTCTGTTATATCATATGTTAATAGCTATGTTGCACTGAAATGCCTATTCAGTAGCATTTCGTGCCTGTTTCCGTTTGAAGTCCGTGTAACCATATCCTGGTCATTTCAGTTTTTGTTTCCATTGCAACGTATGTTAAATAGAGCTTTAAAACTAGGATCAAAGCATCCGGAGGCATTAATCTTTGTTGTTTTTAGACATTGAGAGTTCATGATCTTTAATTTTCACTAGTTGAACCCTTGAATGGAATTGGGATATCGATAGAATATAATGACATAGAGCCACTTTGACGTTCCCTTTGAAATAAGGCATGGAAAAAAGACACTACGAAGTTCTTCGAGAGTTAAGAAGGAAACTGATAGAAACCCAGATTAAAGAAATACAGAACAGAGATCACAAACTTGCAAATTGAAGGGGAAGGTTGATTCGTATTATTAATCCGATAAGATAGAAAGGTTACAAAGAAGTAGGCTAAGCCTCCACAGGAAATAACTTCCCTCTCTACCCTAAAGCAGAGCCCTGCAAATCATTGCAGAAGGATACACAAAAACAGCCTGCCACTCCATCAAAACGTAACCTTCTAACTAAACATTCTAGACCTGCCAGCTAACAGAGAGAATAACTAACTGTGCCACCTCACCCCTATGCATAACAAACTTACAGTAACAAAACCCATTCTGCCCCTATGTAATCTTCTTCTTGCGTGTATAAACTATCAGCTCCTTTGGTCTTTGGGCTGGTTGAGCTAAAAGGCCCACATCAGTTGCAGGGCCCAAATCAGTTGCAAGATCTCTATCAGAAACTTCGAGCTCATATTGGTCATGAGGTGAGAATGGGAATTGAACTCTATGAGATCTGTTCTCCCATTGTTCTTCGGTAGCTCAATggtagatttttatttttacgcATTGAGCCCTTGATTAAAGGGCTTGGGTACTTAGGGTATTTAAGGATTCAATGCATAGGTTTTCAAATGATCAAGGGAATAAAGATTAGGAGCTTTAGTATAAGTTTGTGAATGACGCAGATGAAGTGCTCAATGTGTGAAAATAAAGACCAGGAGCTCAATGTGTAAAACCAACAAAGATCTGGAACAATAGAAACCGAAAACAGCACACACAACAAATAGGGAAATAGAATTTTATCAATAAGCTTGAACACAACAAATCACCTGTCTCTTAGTTCCCATATTACCCTTTATGCGTACTACCATATTCTCTATCATTAAATCCTTGATGAAACATGTTAAAGAGTACTTATCTTGAGTATTATATTCTCATTTAaactaggcttaatacatcaaggcccccctgaacttgcttagAGTGATCTatcagccccctgaacttgtttgaAGTGATATAAATTTCAGTTTGTCCAAATCTGTGAAacaatcaaaattttaaaaataaaagtctAATTCATGATTCTAAATCttcaaaacaaattaactttctatctTTTAGACCTTTAGGGCCTTTTTTACAGATTTAGGGAGTTAATtatgtcactttaagcaagttcaggggccaGATAGGCTTTTGGGACAAGATCAGGGGcaactgatgtattaagccttttgtcatggaaccgttttagctaaaagctcaagttgatagttaaggcccaatcatatatcttaatatctgacacacccccacacgcaaatgcccactgggcttgaagcgtgcacAACGCAGGCCCAaattaccatgtcctgcaaataactcaacaaatggggctgccaggaatcgaaccctGGACCACTTGATCACACTggctctaataccatgtcatggaaccaattgaactaaaagctcgagcttatagttaaaggtccactcatattaatatctgacacacccCACACGCGAATGCCCACTGGGCTTGAAGCGCGCACAAACACAGGCataactcaacaaatggggctgccagGAATCGAACCTTAGAccactggctctgataccatgtcatggaaccgttttagctaaaagctcaagctgatagttaaaggtccaatcatatatcttaataTCTGACACCTTTAAACTAATAATATGTTTCTTCCTTGTATCAGGTGACTCTTTCAGTATTATTAACTGCTGCTGGAGTTCTTATAGCTGCACTTGGAGATTTTTCCTTTGATCTATTTGGATACAGCATGGCCCTTATTTCTGTATTTTTCCAGGTTAATTAATAAGTCGTTAATTTCGGTGGATACGAACTCCATAGTGTCTTTTTATGCTAATTTTGCTGCTGCTTTAAAAATGTAGACAATGTACCTTGTGCTGGTTGAGAAATCTGGTGCAGAGGATGGACTCTCTTCAATCGAAATAATGTTCTACAACAGCTTTTTATCTGTTCCGTTTTTGGCATTTCTTATTATATCTACCGGAGAATTTCCGAATTCTTTGTCATTACTATATGCGAAGGTTAGAATCTCAAACCCTTCATTAATTTGAACTTTCCTGCATTCATAGGGTTCTAGTCTACATTGTTATCTAATGTGCGCCTGAGGCACAAAAAGCGCTAGGATCTAGACATGCCGTAGCAAAAAGGTCATCTCTGTTTAAGAGGCGTGCGCCTTTGTGAACCTAGCGACTTGCTGGAGGCGTGCCTATTCCCAATTTATAACCGAGACAGTTTTTTTTAGGGTTCCTAGTTACAAAGTGGTAGTTTCAATTTCAACCCTTCCTTATCTATATCATCTACCGTTGAAGAAAATGCTTATCATACTAAAAAATATCATGAATGCATCTACTTCAAGGCTAAAACTAgggttgtaatcgagccgagtcaAGCCGAACTTTGGCCTGCTCATGCTCTGCTCGTTAGAAAATTGACGAGCTCGGCTGGTGCTCGAGTTCAACATCCTCTGTGTGAGCTTCTTGCAAGCTTGTGCACGAGCTTTGCTCGCGAGCAACTTGCTAATTCTGTTCATGAATTTCGCTCGCGAACAGCTGAATAATTATGTTCATTTAAGTATgttcatttgaaatttctttaacataaaactacatagttttgaaacCTACAAAACTACGTTTTACATTTCCCCactttagaaataaaattattaaaaaaataatcaaaccaAGCTTGCTCGTGAGCatattcatgaacattataatcgagcttgttcatgaCCCTGTAATCGAGCCTGTTctcgagctttcgagccgagttttgctgtgctcaagctcggctcatttataaatcgagccgaacacactcgagcttttatcgagtcggctcatttacagccctagctAAAACGCCATCTTCTAGTGTTTGAGAAAAAAACTCCTAAACTCCTTAGAGATGAAGAGGAAGATTAATCTGACTTTGTAGATGAGTAACTTGAAGACGAAGAGGATGAGATTGAGAACCTTGAAGAAGAATTTGAGTATTTCGTTGAACTTTTGTCTTTAGATTTAGAATCTATTATGAATTACGATGATGAAAAagttaatttgaaattaatttcaTGCTAAAATCTATGATTAAGATTACGGATAATTGGATATAATTTAGTACTCGACTATTTATTGCATTTTAGAAATGTTAATAGTTGATATATTATTTTTCCTTAGTGTGCCTTGTGTCGCTCAGGTGCGCACTTGGGCTCTGCGCCTAGGCTCTAAAACCCCTTGGTGATCCTTagatattataaatatgaagaGTTAATATGTTCCGTTGTTTGATTTGATATGCGGAAGCGACTTCTAACTCGAAAACCATTTCAAAAATTGCAGAGTAATTCTTTATCATTTTTGGCGATACTTTTTCTTTCACTGGTGATGGGAATTGTTCTCAATTACACCATGTTCTTATGTACTATAGTCAATTCTGCTCTAACAACGACCATTGTCGGAGTCCTCAAAGGTGTCGGTTCAACGGTACGTTCCGTGTATCATTCATTATTTTTCGAGTGGTTTGATTTCGTAACTGCATAAGCTTGAAGTCTATTTCTTTGATGTTCAGACCCTCGGATTTATCTTGCTGGGCGGCGTGAAGGTACACGGTTTGAATGTGACCGGATTGGTAATCAACACGGCCGGAGGGGTATGGTATTCGTATGCCAAATATACGCAAAAGAAGAGCAAGCCACCGAAGTTGATGTCGGATGTCGAAGCTCATCGGAAATGATTAGTTATAGCTTAGTTTTCTGTTATAATttactgatatatatataaatgaatgaAGCAATAGTGAAAtgattgtcttttttttttcctctcttcataaTATTACTGCTAGGCGGTTCAGGCGCCCGAGTTTTTAAACCTCGCAATGGCTAGTCAATGGCTAAGCAGTGATTAGTCCGGCAATGTTCGGTTGATTATCTGGCAATATCCAAACACCTTCAATTGAAGGTGCTACCTTGATCAACGGCTACTGATAGGGTTGTTAAAATGAGTCATGATACAGTTATGTAATGCAAATTAAATGAATTAGGGTATAGGCGGGTTTAAGTTTAAATGATTCGACACGGATTAAAATAAACAGGTTGAGTTGTGGGTTGACTCATCAACCCGTTATAAACGTGTTTAACCTGTTTAATTTAACggtaaataatataattttatgggtaaataatttattagtcccctagtttttacctaacacactgtttagtcccttattttgaaaaacacattttaatgtccttatcttttgccaatattaatcttgtggtccttttatctatttttttagattttgaaccgaacatatcttagcttttaggacaaccacggtacaatacaagttgaccatgttactctgttattttatatacatcTGTTTGTGTTAAAATGTAACGATTATAAgtctaaaaaaattagacaaaaggaccaaagggttaatattggcaaaagctagggaccttataatgtgtttttcaaaatagaggaactaaacagtgtgttaggtaaaaagtaggggactaataaattatttaccctaattttaTTGTACTTAGTTGAATTTTGACTTGTTGGATTGAATTATGTTTgtttagttgattttttttttaatgtgtttaattaatcataaaaaaaatgtgtttaATTAAAGTATTTAGTGACTTAAATGTTAGaatattttgaatttgtttCGTATGTTtgatctttttttcttttttagagTTTTTTAGATTTAGAAATTAggtttattaataaatattgtAAAAGGGAAAATGGATTAGTGAATTTACAATTCTTTCAGttgattttattatataatGAGTTAAATGGTTTAAATGGGCCGTGTTATTTTTAAGGTCAAATACATtattatcataattaagtataaaatttcAAGTAAGTCATattaccaaacttaattcttaatatgtcattattttctatatattgtgtatcataatttaaaaattttagaccctctttgtttgggggaaaatattctgcaggaaaatatttttccaattttccagTGTTTGTTTGGGCAAGAAAATAAGTCAAATATGGGTGGCTCGAAACAAGTTCTACTTCCAGAATGTACAGTTTAATGGTGTTGAGGTCCTGTGGActattagttttttttgttaGGCTGAGATTGGTAGATTCTCACTCATTTCCTTCCAGTATTTTTTGAGGTTTGGAAGTGTTCTTTTTGGTTTTTGCTCTGCTGAGCATTGAgtctttcattttttgttttatggtttttcaCTGTGTTTTTATGCTGGTTGCTTTCAATAATATTGTGCTTTTTGCTTGATCAAAAAaaataagtcaaaggaaaataagttgcaagtcaatggaaaatgaaggaagaaataagggaaaatgttttacccttttcaaaagggtaaaacattttccccaaaacatacgagaatatgaaaaaaaaaacccaacaaAACCTTAAAAATGTgaacaaacgtgaaaaacaaaaaaaaatgcaaaaaaaaaaaacaaacacttgaaaaagcacaaaacatgaacaacgcgaaaaagtgagaaaacgcgaattatacaaaaacgtgaaaaatacaaaaaaaaacacgaaaacgtgaaaaaatacgaaaaaacgaaaacacgaaaaatgttaaaacacaaaaacgtgacaataagtgaaaaacgcgataaacatgaaaaggggaaaatgcaaacaaaacacaaaaacgtaaaaaacacaaaaacatgaaaaatacgaaaaacatgaaaacgtgaataacacgaaaaagtaacaaagtgaaaaataaaaaacgcggaaaaaaaaggaaaacgtgaaaaagggaaaaaccgaaaaactaaacgtggaaacacgaaaaataaagaaaaaatacaaaaaaacacaataacgttaataacacgagaaaacttacaaaaaatgccaaaaatgtgaaaaacgtttttcgtgtttttaacattaattttttttacattttcgtgtttttccacttttttccatgtttttaatattttttttacttttcgtgatttttgcatttttctacttttcatgtttttaacaaattttcacgttttttttttgtgttcttTCACAtttttagtggttggaaaatatttttcagtgTTGTAACCAAACATCGAAAAATATTTTCCACTGTTGTTGCCAAatacagaaaaatattttattttcttgcatAATATTTCCCCTGCATAAAATTTTACAGAACATTATATGTTTCCCCAAGCAAACGGGGCCCTAGAttccaatttataaatcataaaccctaaaaactatattctaaacttttaatttataaattctaatcctta comes from Euphorbia lathyris chromosome 8, ddEupLath1.1, whole genome shotgun sequence and encodes:
- the LOC136203561 gene encoding UDP-galactose/UDP-glucose transporter 7, translating into MENRMDIESGSLLSLISAVSYGIASMAMVFINKAILMQYSQSMTLLTLQQLATALLIHVGRQMGYTKAKGVDMQTSKRLLPVSLFYNANVAFALASLKGVNIPMYIAIKRLTPLAVLVAGFFSGKGKPTAQVTLSVLLTAAGVLIAALGDFSFDLFGYSMALISVFFQTMYLVLVEKSGAEDGLSSIEIMFYNSFLSVPFLAFLIISTGEFPNSLSLLYAKSNSLSFLAILFLSLVMGIVLNYTMFLCTIVNSALTTTIVGVLKGVGSTTLGFILLGGVKVHGLNVTGLVINTAGGVWYSYAKYTQKKSKPPKLMSDVEAHRK